From the genome of Spinacia oleracea cultivar Varoflay chromosome 2, BTI_SOV_V1, whole genome shotgun sequence, one region includes:
- the LOC110785001 gene encoding uncharacterized protein, producing the protein MEGSRETIARAEKLVEEHMSGNDASHDAAHIFRVRDLSLSLAAEEGLSSSPDSMFTVELAALLHDIGDYKYARDPAEENLIEEFLEKEGVEESKKNTIVGIIKRMGFKEELAGHNDQECSLEFGVVQDADRLDAIGAIGIARCFTFGGSRNRVLHDPAIKPRGTMSKEEYMNKNQQTTVNHFHEKLLKLKDLMKTQAGRRRAEKRHKFMEEYLEEFYLEWNGRA; encoded by the exons ATGGAGGGTAGTAGAGAGACAATTGCGCGAGCAGAGAAGTTGGTGGAAGAACACATGAGTGGCAACGACGCTTCCCACGATGCTGCTCACATCTTTCGTGTTCGCGACTTGTCACTATCTCTTGCCGCCGAAGAAGGCCTCTCTTCTTCCCCCGATTCCATGTTTACA GTGGAACTTGCTGCACTGTTACATGACATAG GAGATTACAAGTATGCTAG AGATCCTGCTGAGGAAAATTTAATTGAGGAATTTCTTGAGAAGGAAGGCGTAGAGGAGAGCAAGAAGAACACGATAGTGGGCATCATAAAAAGAATGG GATTCAAAGAGGAACTTGCAGGACATAATGATCAGGAATGCTCTTTGGAATTTGGGGTGGTACAAGATGCAGATCGTCTTGATGCTATTGGTGCTATTG GTATTGCTCGTTGCTTCACATTTGGAGGAAGTAGGAACAGGGTGCTGCATGATCCTGCAATTAAGCCGCGAGGTACAATGTCAAAAGAGGAGTACATGAACAAAAATCAGCAGACTACAGTGAATCATTTCCATGAGAAGCTTTTGAAACTGAAGGATTTGATGAAAACACAG GCTGGGCGGAGGAGGGCAGAGAAAAGGCACAAGTTCATGGAAGAATACTTAGAAGAATTCTACCTAGAATGGAACGGGAGAGCTTGA
- the LOC110784991 gene encoding cytochrome P450 86B1: MHSLHITQMLLSSYFHFIHLLTSTHSTIMNNQHLNNNNNNNMTSSSSSSSYYSFSLFSSHGMTGVFSLHDIQIVEIFLAVAVFIVIHSLRQKKFHGLPVWPVVGMLPSLIFGLRQNMYEWLTDTTNRQRGTFHFKGPWFSSLQSVVTSDPRNLEHLLKAKFSNFPKGGYFRNNLKDLLGDGIFNADNETWAKQRKTASIVFHSTKFRQLTADSLFELVHKRLLPVLEESLKNDIPIDLQDVLLRLTFDNVCMIAFGVDPGCLTPGLPEIPFACAFEKATEATVLRFVTPTCVWKMMKYLNIGPEKDLKESITGVNLFADEVIRTRKKELALQDENSKQRSDLLTVFMRLKDEKGQPFSDKFLRDICVNFILAGRDTSSVALSWFFWLINQHPETEEKILEEICRILRERESAGNVEITGPVIFQPEEIKKMDFLHAAISEALRLYPSVPVDHKEVVEDDVFPDGTVLKKGTKVIYAIYSMGRMEAIWGKDCREYKPERWLRDGRFMSESAYKFTAFNGGPRLCLGKDFAYYQMKFAAASILYRYQVKVTKNHPVEPKLALTMYMKYGLKVNLIRRDEAELHKLLRVKY; this comes from the exons ATGCACTCCCTTCATATAACCCAAATGCTTCTTAGTTCTTACTTTCATTTCATACACCTACTCACTTCTACTCATTCTACCATCATGAACAACCAGCacctcaacaacaacaacaacaacaacatgacttcttcttcttcttcgtcaTCATACtactcattttctctcttctcttcccACGGCATGACTGGAGTCTTTTCATTACACGATATTCAAATTGTAGAGATTTTCCTTGCTGTTGCTGTTTTTATAGTGATACATTCTCTAAGACAAAAGAAGTTCCATGGTTTACCTGTATGGCCGGTTGTAGGTATGCTGCCTTCCTTAATCTTTGGACTTAGGCAAAACATGTACGAATGGCTTACTGATACTACAAACCGTCAGAGGGGTACCTTCCACTTCAAAGGACCCTGGTTCAGCAGCCTGCAAAGTGTGGTAACATCTGATCCTCGGAACTTGGAGCATCTTCTCAAGGCAAAATTCTCCAACTTTCCCAAAGGAGGGTATTTTCGGAACAACCTGAAAGATCTTCTTGGTGATGGGATCTTCAATGCAGATAACGAGACTTGGGCTAAGCAAAGGAAGACAGCAAGCATTGTGTTTCACTCAACAAAGTTTCGACAACTAACTGCTGATTCCTTGTTCGAGTTAGTTCATAAAAGACTCCTACCTGTACTTGAGGAATCACTGAAAAATGATATCCCTATTGATTTGCAAGATGTCCTGTTAAGGCTGACATTTGACAATGTCTGCATGATAGCTTTTGGGGTTGATCCTGGTTGTTTAACCCCAGGGCTTCCGGAAATACCCTTCGCTTGTGCTTTTGAGAAAGCAACAGAAGCAACAGTTCTCCGTTTTGTCACTCCAACCTGTGTATGGAAGATGATGAAGTACCTCAACATTGGGCCAGAGAAAGACCTGAAAGAATCAATCACAGGAGTTAACTTATTTGCTGATGAAGTTATTAGGACAAGGAAGAAGGagctagctttacaagatgagaATAGTAAACAGAGATCAGATTTACTTACAGTGTTTATGAGGTTAAAAGATGAGAAAGGACAGCCATTTTCTGACAAGTTTTTACGAGATATCTGTGTAAACTTCATACTTGCTGGTAGGGATACCTCGTCTGTAGCACTCAGCTGGTTTTTCTGGCTTATTAATCAGCACCCAGAGACCGAGGAGAAGATTCTAGAAGAGATATGTAGAATTCTTCGCGAAAGGGAAAGTGCAGGTAATGTAGAGATTACAGGACCAGTTATTTTCCAGCCAGAGGAGATTAAGAAGATggactttctgcatgctgctaTCTCAGAGGCCTTGAGACTCTACCCTTCAGTGCCAGTAGATCATAAGGAG GTAGTTGAAGATGATGTGTTCCCAGATGGGACAGTGCTGAAGAAAGGAACAAAAGTAATATATGCTATCTACTCGATGGGAAGAATGGAAGCCATCTGGGGTAAAGACTGCAGAGAATACAAGCCAGAGAGGTGGCTTAGAGATGGGCGATTCATGAGTGAGTCAGCATATAAGTTTACAGCTTTCAATGGAGGACCTAGACTATGCTTAGGCAAGGACTTTGCTTATTACCAAATGAAATTTGCTGCTGCCTCCATTCTCTACCGATATCAGGTGAAGGTGACGAAAAATCATCCAGTTGAACCAAAGCTCGCACTGACTATGTACATGAAATATGGGCTTAAAGTAAATCTCATCAGGCGCGATGAAGCTGAGCTTCATAAACTCCTCAGGGTTAAATACTAG